The segment AATACAATTTCGTTCTGAGCTGCAGAACCGTTCCCGGTTCCAGCGTATTATAATCATTACCCAATTTATCGAAATTATCCCTGAGAATAACAACCCAGGCATAATTGTTGCCATATTCTTTTTGTGCAATGCTCCACAGGGTTTCTCCTTTTCCAACCGTATAATTATAGAAATCATATTTAACCGGTTTTGCAACTTCCCGTGGTTTTTTCAGGTCATATTCCTGATAGGGGTAAATAACATCCGGATTGTCACCGATTTTCTCATAATTCCAATTCCATATCATTCTCCAGACAGATGCCCGTCCGTATTCATTCAGGGCAATTTTTGTCAAATAATCACCGGGACGGGTCATATAGATGACATTCACACTATCAGGCAATGAAACAGGAGTTACTTTCTTTTCAACAACGACCTTCTCGGAAACCGTTTTAATTTCCTTTTCAGTTTCTGTTTCTTTTACGACTTCTTTTTCAACAACAGATTCCGCTGGTTTTTCTTCTTCCTGAGCTACAACAGTGTCTTGTTGTGCTTGTTCTGATGTCTCCACTTC is part of the Candidatus Neomarinimicrobiota bacterium genome and harbors:
- a CDS encoding LysM peptidoglycan-binding domain-containing protein, with amino-acid sequence MRKYLLVMFVLGFLIGCSSKEVIEEVETSEQAQQDTVVAQEEEKPAESVVEKEVVKETETEKEIKTVSEKVVVEKKVTPVSLPDSVNVIYMTRPGDYLTKIALNEYGRASVWRMIWNWNYEKIGDNPDVIYPYQEYDLKKPREVAKPVKYDFYNYTVGKGETLWSIAQKEYGNNYAWVVILRDNFDKLGNDYNTLEPGTVLQLRTKLY